DNA from Ignavibacteriales bacterium:
CACGTTCGGTTCATTCGAAAAATTCAAAGAATTATTTTCAACTGCCGGTGCGACACGTTTCGGTTCCGGCTGGGCGTGGTTAGTTTTATCAGGCGGAAAACTTGTAATTACTTCAACACCAAATCAGGATAATCCTTTAATGGATATTTCCGAAGTCAAAGGGTCACCATTATTAGCTCTTGATGTTTGGGAACATGCATATTATCTGAACTACCAGAACCGCAGACCGGATTATATTGCATCATGGTGGAATGTTGTTAATTGGGATGATGTTGCAAAGAGATTTGCCTCAGCCAAATAATCTTTGCTTTATTGAATTTATTTTAGCCCGCAGAAATGTCTGCGGGTTTTTTTATTCAAAAAAATCCCGCAAAAGCGGGATTCAAATTTTAATTGTCTTCTGCCAATAGTTACAAACTTGCGCCTGCCATTTTCATTCTATTCATTGCACGTTGAAGAGCTAACTCGGCGCGAATAATATCAATATCATCTTTACTTCTATTAGCCAATCTTTCTTTTGCACGTTCATATGCTTTCCGGGCGCGTTCAACATCAATCTCATGAACTAATTCGACACTGTCTGCAAGAACAAGAACTTTATTATCCTTCACTTCAACTGTGCCGCCGCCGGTAGCAAATTCAATATGCTGTCCGGTTGCATCTTCAATTACAATTTTTCCAACCTCGAGTGAACTCAGTAGCGGCGCATGATTAAA
Protein-coding regions in this window:
- a CDS encoding F0F1 ATP synthase subunit epsilon, translated to MKEIFVEIITPSKSAYKGQVKSITVPGTLGNFQVLFNHAPLLSSLEVGKIVIEDATGQHIEFATGGGTVEVKDNKVLVLADSVELVHEIDVERARKAYERAKERLANRSKDDIDIIRAELALQRAMNRMKMAGASL